In a genomic window of Prochlorococcus marinus subsp. marinus str. CCMP1375:
- the petP gene encoding cytochrome b6f subunit PetP → MPQSANLTRIGSRIKIDLDKVQDRISSNLIKKIYSDPRATVTDYKMTDGGGVGLVVKLADGTKNWFFENEIGPS, encoded by the coding sequence ATGCCCCAATCAGCAAATCTTACGAGAATAGGTTCAAGGATCAAGATTGATCTTGATAAAGTTCAAGATAGAATATCAAGTAATTTGATTAAAAAGATCTACTCTGATCCTAGAGCTACTGTCACTGACTACAAAATGACTGATGGAGGAGGAGTGGGTCTTGTAGTTAAGCTTGCTGATGGAACAAAAAATTGGTTTTTTGAGAATGAAATTGGACCTAGCTGA
- the hisF gene encoding imidazole glycerol phosphate synthase subunit HisF, with the protein MVALRLIPCLDVANGRVVKGVNFVGLRDAGDPVELACRYSREGADELVFLDIAASHEARATLVEIVRRTAESVTIPFTVGGGISSIEGITELLRAGADKISLNSSAVKDPGLVSRGACQFGSQCIVVAIDAKRRLEESSGWDVFVNGGRKNTGLDALSWARKVVELGAGEILLTSMDGDGTQKGYDLELTKTISQSVQVPVIASGGAGCLEDVFEAFEYGNASAALLASLLHDQDLTIEEIKNYLLKKNLIIRPTNY; encoded by the coding sequence ATGGTTGCTCTTCGTTTAATTCCTTGTCTTGATGTTGCAAATGGACGGGTTGTAAAAGGTGTTAATTTCGTTGGCCTTAGAGATGCTGGAGACCCTGTAGAACTGGCCTGTAGGTATAGCAGAGAGGGGGCTGATGAATTGGTTTTCTTAGATATAGCTGCAAGTCATGAAGCGAGAGCAACGTTGGTAGAGATTGTCCGTCGCACTGCTGAATCTGTAACTATTCCATTTACAGTTGGGGGTGGAATTAGCTCAATAGAAGGTATAACTGAACTTTTACGTGCAGGTGCTGACAAAATTAGCTTGAATTCATCTGCAGTTAAGGATCCTGGCTTGGTGTCTAGAGGGGCATGCCAGTTTGGATCTCAGTGCATAGTTGTTGCAATAGATGCTAAACGTCGTTTGGAAGAATCATCTGGATGGGATGTATTTGTAAATGGGGGGAGAAAAAATACAGGCTTAGATGCATTGTCTTGGGCGAGAAAAGTTGTGGAATTAGGCGCTGGGGAAATACTTCTAACTTCAATGGATGGAGATGGAACTCAAAAAGGGTATGACTTGGAATTAACAAAAACAATTTCTCAGTCAGTACAAGTACCAGTTATCGCTTCTGGAGGTGCAGGCTGTCTTGAAGATGTTTTTGAAGCCTTTGAATATGGGAATGCATCTGCTGCTTTATTGGCATCTTTATTACATGATCAAGATTTAACAATAGAGGAAATCAAGAATTATTTATTAAAAAAGAATTTAATAATAAGACCTACTAATTATTGA